In the genome of Arachis stenosperma cultivar V10309 chromosome 2, arast.V10309.gnm1.PFL2, whole genome shotgun sequence, the window TTCTGTCTCTACGTTTGTTATCCAAATAAGATTTCGTTTCAGTGCCTTCTTTGTTGTCATCCTCAAAGCAAAGAGTCTTCATCTGCTAATATTGGAcagttaatattttttttaaaaaaaaattggcttGGAGAAACAGAGAATTTGTAAAACATTATGCAGAATTTTAATCAATAATCAATCATTTATCCATCTAATTAATTGATTTCGTAACCAATGATTTGCATAAACAAAATTAAGACAATACCATAGTATAAGTAAAACCCTCATATTTACCTTTAAACATAAATTTAGTGATTCTGAaaatttaaggtttagggtatCCATAACCATGTATAATCACAAAAAATGCAATGCGATCTTACTTTTGTTCAAATTTGACTCTTGCATAccattgaaaaagataaaaattgatGTGAACAATTCTGTAAAGAAAACCAATTAAGTAACCACAACCTGAAAAACCTAATCACACCCAACAGCCGCAACATACCCAAATCGAGTTTCAAACCTAGATCAGCATCTCTCATCTCATAAAAAAATGTATGAACAATTAATAATTGATGATAAATAAACTGAGCCAGTACCATAGTATAAGTCAAACCCTCATTCATACATCTAAACATGAATTAGTAAATCCCtagagaagaaaaacaagagaagcaataatttttaaatcagtAAAACTTCGAATATATGCAGAACCCTACAGAAAAGTAGAAAATACAATACCATCTTATTTTCTATCAAAATTGAATCTTGCATTGCTCTGTTAAAAAGGGggaaaaaataacaaatgacGTGAACATTTCTGCAGAAAAAACCAATCAAGCAACCACATTCTGAAAAATCCAATCACACACAAAAAGCCACAATATACCCAAATCCAGTTTTAAACCCAGATCAACACCTCATAAACGTTGATTAATAAGATTTTACACAAAACACGAAGAacattaacaacaacaataaatagcaaaaatcatcatcacCACCATTATCATCTTGATATCCAAGGTAACACTCTCTTCACAAAAAGTATGAATCAAACAATTAGCagccaagtaaagaaaagaTTGAATTAGCGGGTATGGGCATCAAAATCAACTTCAACATTCTAAATTTTAACACAACTACATATAATTCTGAAACAAAACAAGAGAATACACAATAGTTACAAACATTCCAGATTGCAGAAAAAGAAATGCAATAACATGCAAGGAAtaaatatttaagaaaaaaaaggatTGTATATGTAAGCCTTAAAAGGGTACAGTGTAGAAACTAGAAATCGATCAAAGTGGGCAAAAGGGTCttagaaaaaaacaaaatttattgtCAACTTCTTTTCTCCTCTTACCTCTATtgttgttggtggtggtggtgctgtGAATGAAAAACTGAAACTGAAACCATTGATAAACATAATAGGCATCAAAGAATGAATTAACtagagaataataataataaaaataataataaaagaaggAACAAGTTTATATACACAAATTAAATGTATATAAAAGAAAAGAGTTTAATTTGTTAAGTAATTACCTCGTATTGAAACAAGAGATGTCAAGTTTCAGAACCAAACCAAATTCTCATAGTTGCATTCTGTGTAACTAGAGCGGAGAGAAAATGAGAGAGAGTATCCAAGTGAATTATAAAACGAAAGTTCTCTTCATGAGGGAGAAAAAATATCACGATGTTAGTTCTAAATCTATACTGAAATTACGATAATATAtactcattttttattattttttaatataatagcagctactaaaatattaaaatttactttggtgactttaaaatattaaaattacaataaaaatttaatttcaagatttaatttttttgacatTAAATTATATATCGACAAATTGGTTATTATGATTTACTTTCTTACtatgtaaataaaatatattcacttaatataatatatttaaaaaaaataaaaaattttagtgtattttaataattttagttgaaaacttgaaataacaaaataaaacatttaTTGGGCCGATTTGTCAAActgataaataataattaaatatttattttatcaattttttaattaagataACCAATGAGGCCTTGGAACAAGGCAGCACAGCATTACGTGCGGTTTGGAAATAAAtatgataattaaaaatattttaatttataatttaaattatgttttatatttgattgattaaaaattttaaaatatttaattatattttagataatgtttattttatttattataatattaattttattattttattttaacaaaCTTAATtgatgattatgtttattacatatttagaattataaaaattttaatatttatgaatttaaaaattataattttttattatatttttaaaaattataaattaattaaaataattatgaaattatatatattgtttaatacTTAACggtttattaataaaaaattaattaaaaaaaacgaGAAGCCTGCCAACCTGCCGATAGGTGGATAGAAAAATTTAGGATTGTTTCACTAGGCAGGGCGGGGCATGTCAACCTGCCAAATGACGAGTTTTGGTGGGATGGGACGGAACGGGATAAGTTAGTCCGTTTAACATCTTTTTACAAGTATACCTGCCACACTAGGAACTGTACATGTATTTAAGTTCTCGTTGAGAAAAATAGAACCCATAGTAATAGTAGTGTGAGAGTGGATAGGGCCGTCAAACGAGCTAGTCTGGTTTATTTAGGTTGGATCCATTTAAGTTTGTATCCACTTTATTTATAGGCCATAAATTTTTAGTCGAGATCATTTATGGTCAGTACGAGAGTTAAATGGTGGGCTTGTCTgcttatccttttatttttattttttgaaaaatattttgcaaaaaatattatttttaagttaaaaatcTTAAACAATCAATTTTTTAAGTAGATGAATCAGATTTTCGGATTGagtcaaaaaaatatatatctttctAAAAAAGTGCtactcttaaaaaaaatttgtaaagaaaaaataaatagaccGTTTGTGTAATTCGTCATTTTTATAGATTAATCGGGCCCAATCTatttaatctaaaatttaaacagacttaattttagaaagaaaatcCGTCCGTATATATACGGACCGATAAAATTAGCCCATTTTAACAATTCTATAAATAAATATGTATTGTGTAAGTCcaaaaacattaaaataaaaaaataaaatagaattatctCTTTTTCATAATAACATTGTCTACTACTAGAATAGTTAATTTTGGCTAATAAAACGGTTTATGTCGTCATTTTTATCAGTAACAACAactcttcatttttctttcttagtttttcttttatCGAAAATGGTAACATatactcatttttttaattatattttatataataacagttaccaaaatattaaaatttactttGGTCAGTTTGGtgactttaaaatattaaaattttgtaaattaataagaatttatttttaagatttaatttttttaacacttaATCATATATAAGCAAATAAATTGGTTATTATGATTGACTTTTTTACTCTATAAATAAAATCAGTTTATTTAATAtactatatttaaaaaaattagtgtattttactatttttaatagaaataacaaaataaaatatttattaaattgaCTGGTCAAACTGATAAACaataattgaatatttatattattaaactTTTCTTAAAGTTAAGATAAGCAAACGAAGTCTTGGAACCGGGCAATATTACCTGTCTCACTTGGGCACACGTATTCGAATTTtcggtgaaaaaaaaaatagaatccaTAGTAATAATACTATAAGGGACATTTACTGTATAAATTAAAGTAGTATAGAgagagaaaataatttttttataattattttttattattttattgttatttaaaGTGTGAGTCCTACTTTTTTCAATCTCTCTTTTAAtccataaaaaaattcataaatttaCATTTTTACCATATAATTCACCATACTATAATAATGTGTGACTTGATGCATGTTGTTGTGTAAGtccaaagaaaatttaaaataaaaaaaaagaattatctttttttttcttgttcttctgcAACTAGAGTAGTCGATTTTGgctaataaaatatttatgtcGTTATTTTTTAGGTAAAAATTCGGGTGTAGTTGACTTTACGTGAAATTAATATTTGAGAACacttagatgatttgactgatttgactaattttttatctaacggctctcaaatatcaacttcacatgaagtcaACTTCACTTGAATTTTTACCTATTTTTTTATTGGCGACAACaactcttcttttctctttttttagtttttcttttatcGTCGATAGTAAtatatattcattttttaattattttttaagataacagcaattactataaaaatatatagaaaaataatgtATATAGTGAACAATTTAaacaacaattttaaaaagggaaagtaaatttaaaattgaaattaagattcttaattaattaaataattattattaaattttaaaatttgaaaaaaaattaggattaacaTCTAAACCATTACGTACGGTTATACATTCCCATATTATACGTTTTGCATCCTACCACCCTCTCAACAGCATCGTGCGTCGATCTCTCTCGCAACTGTTATTGACATCGCTGTAAAGCTTTTGACACTGTCGCCTCCCTCACCGTCACACCAGGTTCTCCTCTAATCTTGTTAGTGACACCATTTTGCACCTCTCATCAACGTTGATATCTTCCGCAACGGTCGTTGTCGTCTCCACAAAGTTTTTGACGCCGTCGCCTCATTTACCGTCGCACCAAGTTCTCTTCCAACTCTGTTGTGGCGCCGTTTTTGCACCCCTCACCCCTTTATCCATGTCAACGTGGTTCTTATTAATGGCGGCTATTATAAGCTTGTGGTACTCGAACTCCATCCACGTCGTCACGAACGATGCTAGATTCAGCCTGGGATTTTCGTCCAACATGAGTTCGTCGTTTATTATCTGGTACACTGTCTCTTTGGGTTAATGTAGTAGGTATGCGGGtgattattttaattcttagtCGGATGGCCATTTTATTAGATATGCGGATAGTTATTTAAATTCTTATGAGGATAGTTATTTAATCGGAATGGATTTAGTTAGAtacaattaaaatatgttaGATGTTCAATTTACTAGCTATACGAatgattaaatttttgaattactGTTTTGGTTAGCTAATTTAGGTGaagtatgtttttttttattttattataccaaatttttattctgttatttacgttatttaaattttttgttgtttaaCTAACAAAACCGTTActaaaatattaagatttacTTTGTtgactttaaaatattaaaattgcataaattaataagaatttaattttaaggTTTAATTTTTTCATAACATTGAATCACACATAGGCAAATTGGCTATTATGATTGACTTTCTTACTatgtaataaaatatatttatttaatataatatattttaaaatataaactttagtgtattttactatttttagtAGAAATGACAAAATAAGAGATTTACTAAGTCTATTAGTCaaactaataaataataattaaatatttatttgagTAAAGTAATAATTAGATTCTTGAAGATTTTGACttcaaataaattagttttttaaaaaaaagtattaatttagtcttttaaaaaagtaaacCATAAACACATGTCCTTCTATGAATTTATTAACTAAAATCTAATGATGATACTTATATGTACTGTTAATTGGTCTGATATATCTATctataaaaaatagttatataCTCATATAGATAATAACTTTTGGAATGAAACTTCACTTATTTTAATAGAAtttatgataaataaaaaacagTTGATAAATGATATATGAAAACTCAAAAGATAAGTCCAAAACTACAAAATTTTTCTACTCATGTGATAATAACGAGACATatactaatataaataataaaatatatagacAATTCAGTTTTATTTTGCATATTTATTAacagaaaaatatacatatCCACCGTTTATTATCTTAGAAAAtctgataaatatttttttttaagaataaattagtccaaaattaatatttttaaaaatctaatttttattttactctatttattttattttattatatatatatatatttttttttaagttaagaTAAGCAACTGATATCTTAAAATACGGTAACATTACCTGTCTCGTTAGGAGCTACAGATGTATTCGAGTTCTTTGTGAGAAAAATAAAACTTGTAGTAATAATAGTGTGTCGTAAATGTGTATCACTGTATTGTGTAcgtcaaaaaaattaaaataaaaaagttaaaagaaTTATCTCTTTTTTCTAGTAATATTGTTCTTCTACCATTAGCGTACCCAATTTTGGCTAGTAGAGCCTTTTATGTCGTAATTTTTATTGGCGACAACaactctttctttctcttttttagTTTTACTACTAGGATAACCGATTTTGGATAGTAAAACAACTTTTGTTGTCATTTTTATGGGCGACaaatttccttctctttttagtttttcttttattggCGATAgaaatatatacttttttttttattatattttgatataataGCAGTtaccaaaatattaaaaatttactttagtgactttaaaatattaaaattgtgtAAATTAATAAGAATCTAATTTTAAggtttattttttagtaattatacATCGGCAAATTCGTTACCATAATTGGCTTTCTTAATATGTAAATAAAATCTATTCATTTAATTCAATAtatttaaaggaaaaaaatcTAACGTATTTAACTgttttttagtaaaaataataaaataagacattTATTAGGTCGACTTGTCAAACtgataaataattattgaataattattttattattaagagcTGCACACGTATTCAAGTTCactgataaaaaaaataagaagaattttAAGTGTATCGAAAACACCGATATTTCAGTTGTTTTAATCGTTAatctgaattataaaaaaaatatataatatatattaattaatatcaaCGGTTAAAATAACTGGAATACCGATGTTCCCGAtacacttaaaattttttcaaaaaaataaaacccGTACTAATAGTAGTGTGTGAGCAGAATGTATtgtgtaaataaaaaaaagtaaagataaaacaAGAGTGAACTACACCAACCCGGTCCCTGACCATTTCGCACAATGACAAAGCAACTTCTGACGAATATTGTAATCCACTTCGGTCCCTGTCCCATACCTTCGTCACACAAGCCGGTACTTGAGGGTGAATCTCCGGCAAGAATGAACAGAAAACGCTAAGTTGTCACGGTAAGCGTGTGTGAGCTGGATGACGTGAACGATTGCTAGAGACGTGGACAACTGAAATGGACAGGGGGTTAATTGTTCGCATCCACGTCAACATAAAACGTGGTCGTTTGAGGGGAGGTGACTTCTTATTCGTTGTGGGTATTCGTCCCCCTCCTTCTGACTAATTTGTGAAGCCCTAAGTCGCCGTGAGCAGCATGAGGGAGCTCACTTCAGCATCCCTTCACGAAATTAGAAGAGACGTAGTCAACAACGAAAGCAGGAGTGCAACCATCGGCTCTGCTGGAAGTGTTGGACCGCGGAAgacgaggaagaagaagaggttCAATGCTCCACGGTGCTATTGTGGAACTCATGCAATTCTGTTCCTATCTTCGACGGAGCTTAACCCTAATAGGTTGTTTTATGGATGTCCCAACATTAAGgtgatttgaatttttaattaagttcaTTTGATGTGACCCCCTGGTAACATGTTCTTACCATTATTTGTAAATATTACAGAGTTCAGGTCACATTGCAAATACTTTGCATGGCTTGATGATTTTGTGGCGTTGTTCGATTTTGAAGGCTCGAAATCATTTGGTTTTGATAGTGGAAAGCAACCCGAAGATCAGCACGTGGCTACAGCTGAGATGCTGGGTGAAAAAGTGAGGGAGCTAGAGCATACAGTACATGCTTTAGAACTGCAAGTTAAGAGATGCAAACATGTGCAGAATGACCATAGGTGTTTTAGTGTTGCAACAGTTGTTGTATTTTTCTGTGGAATTATAGTTGCAAACTTCGTTAGAACATTAAGTTAGAGGATGACTATGTGAATTGATGTTAAGATTGTTATctttttatgatattttgttTGGAGATAATCAAACACATATGttgtttaatattattattgttattgtggACATATGAAGCTGAGAATAGGCTTACGAAAAGCAAACACAATTCATATATTATATTAGGTTCATGCACTGAAGAAGCAACACAAAAAAAAGTTCTGAAAATGTAACAACACATATTTAGGGGCAGCATATAACCCTTTACAAAAGTGAGATAACACATAATTTATCAGTTTTCTACTTGGGGCCTAAACTTTCCAAAACAAAGCCAAATTAACATTGGCAGAATATACCAAAGTAAGACACAGAATATATGAAATGAGTTTGTCATATCCCTATATAGATTATTTCTTTCTTGGTGGGATGAACCCAGGAGTTGGAATAAACTTGAAAAGCCTTGAAACAGTCCCAGAACTTGCTGTGTGCATTGTCTCCGTGGATATGCTATTTTGTGTTGGTGGAAAAGAAGCCTGATACCCATTGTTGGTTGAATAAATTGGTTAACCATTGGTGGAGCAGAAGGCCTGACCTCCATTGCTGGTTGAGCATATTGGTTATTGGTGGAGCAGATGTGGGAGGCATTGGGGCCTTACAATAGGGTGCTTCCTTCTTTGCAATTGGTTCACCTGTTTAGTAAAGATGGGCTGTTGTGGTGGCTTGTGATTCAAGTTAATTGTATCTGATGCAGGCTGAAACAATAAAAGAAGATAGTTACGTATTGAGAAAATATTGAATAAAGACAAGTTATATATTCACACAACAATACCTCTTTTGCCTGTGGTGCAGTTTGTAAGAGGGTTATCTCATCCACATGATCTTGAGTAAGTGAAAGATTATATCTTTCAATCGCTTTAGGTtgctttttcttatttttctttgcTTTTGCCTAGACTAAGAACTTTGCAGTCAGATAACAAAAATTATCAATAGGACTGTAGGTGAAAAGAATATTTACCAAAGGATCACTTTGAGGTGCAGCTGCACTAGTGCCCTGTTATAGCTTTCCTAATGAAATGGATAACCAATAGTTAAGTAAGACAAATCGAATCTTGACCATTAAAATACCAGACACTTAAGACCCTGACCATGTCTATAATATGGAAAATCGAACCCTAAGATACCTGTGGTGTGTTCTAGCTAGGGACATTGGTGACTACAATCTGCAACTTAGCAGCCCTTCTCTCTTTCTTGGTTATGGGTGTCCAGTTTGGGTCCTTAGCTTCATTTTTGCAGGTCTTGCAATAATACCTAGTTTGGCCACACTTACTGCATGTGACTTCAAAAGTCTTATTTGCCTTGTTCGAATGCATTTCTTTCTCAATTGGATCCACCTTCCTCTTCATTTTTGGGCGGTGTGCATATCTCTTTATTGGTGGAAGATTACATGGTACTGCAGTTGATGGAATCCAGTACTCTTCACTGTTCACAGGTTTGATGCAATGTTTGTAAGTGGCCCTAATGGATTCCATTGTCAGCCACTTATGCATAAACTCCTCTAGCTTCAACCCAATCTTGTACATGGCTGCAACGGCATGCCTGCAAGGCATTCCTGAAGCAAAGTACAGTATTTTACTATAGTAATAATCAGGTGTACAATACATACAGGTAATGAGTTAGGACATAAAATTACCAGTGAGTT includes:
- the LOC130963538 gene encoding uncharacterized protein LOC130963538 produces the protein MPCRHAVAAMYKIGLKLEEFMHKWLTMESIRATYKHCIKPVNSEEYWIPSTAVPCNLPPIKRYAHRPKMKRKVDPIEKEMHSNKANKTFEVTCSKCGQTRYYCKTCKNEAKDPNWTPITKKERRAAKLQIVVTNVPS